In a genomic window of Curtobacterium sp. MCBD17_035:
- a CDS encoding zf-HC2 domain-containing protein encodes MSGCDCSKAKAELEEFLHDELERDDLADIREHMAGCEDCSSEHRVGVVLMTAVQRACKETAPEDLRTQVIAALREAQATH; translated from the coding sequence ATGAGCGGCTGCGACTGCTCGAAGGCCAAGGCGGAGCTCGAGGAGTTCCTGCACGACGAGCTCGAGCGCGACGACCTCGCGGACATCCGCGAGCACATGGCCGGCTGCGAGGACTGCTCGAGCGAGCACCGCGTCGGCGTGGTGCTCATGACGGCCGTGCAGCGCGCCTGCAAGGAGACCGCCCCGGAGGACCTGCGGACCCAGGTCATCGCCGCGCTGCGCGAGGCGCAGGCGACCCACTGA
- a CDS encoding sigma-70 family RNA polymerase sigma factor — MTSQDDATNPDGPLGRPPVDETEEQLDAVEEESLALAETDGADAVTTPDAQELRRLFEEQALPFMDQLYGAAMRMTRNPADASDLVQETFVKAFAAFRSFRQGTNLKAWLYRILTNTFINSYRKNQRNPYQGTIDELEDWQLGGAESVTQSISSRSAEADAIDHLPSSAVKDALQAIPEDFRMAVYFADVEGFSYQEIADIMKTPVGTVMSRLHRGRRLLRGLLADHARETGVVPDAASTETMRPRTRTTKTPATTGRSTGRNGR; from the coding sequence ATGACGAGCCAGGACGACGCGACGAACCCCGACGGTCCGCTCGGACGACCCCCGGTCGACGAGACGGAGGAGCAGCTCGACGCCGTCGAGGAGGAGTCCCTCGCGCTCGCCGAGACGGACGGTGCGGACGCGGTCACGACCCCCGACGCGCAGGAGCTCCGCCGGCTGTTCGAGGAGCAGGCGTTGCCGTTCATGGACCAGCTGTACGGCGCGGCGATGCGGATGACACGGAACCCGGCCGACGCGTCGGACCTCGTGCAGGAGACCTTCGTCAAGGCGTTCGCGGCGTTCCGGTCGTTCCGGCAGGGCACGAACCTCAAGGCCTGGCTGTACCGGATCCTGACGAACACGTTCATCAACAGCTACCGGAAGAACCAGCGGAACCCCTACCAGGGCACCATCGACGAGCTCGAGGACTGGCAGCTCGGCGGGGCGGAGAGCGTCACGCAGAGCATCTCGTCGCGGTCGGCCGAGGCCGACGCGATCGACCACCTGCCGTCGTCCGCGGTCAAGGACGCCCTGCAGGCGATCCCCGAGGACTTCCGGATGGCGGTCTACTTCGCCGACGTCGAGGGGTTCTCGTACCAGGAGATCGCCGACATCATGAAGACCCCGGTGGGCACGGTCATGAGCCGGCTCCACCGCGGCCGGCGCCTGCTCCGCGGGCTCCTGGCCGACCACGCACGAGAGACCGGTGTGGTGCCCGACGCAGCGTCGACGGAGACGATGCGACCGCGGACCCGCACCACGAAGACGCCCGCCACGACGGGCCGGAGCACGGGGAGGAACGGACGATGA
- the aroA gene encoding 3-phosphoshikimate 1-carboxyvinyltransferase, whose amino-acid sequence MQAPVDSRSVPAGDDWPAPVARGPLHGDVALPGSKSLTNRELVLAALADGPSTIRLPLHSRDSALMVDALRALGVRIDPAGGAGPYGPDLRVTPAPLHGDVRVDCGLAGTVMRFLPPLAALADGPVVFDGDEAARRRPMDTTIASLVALGVDVTDDGGGSLPFAFTGTGRVRGGELTIDASRSSQFVSGLLLSAPRFDEGLLLRHRGERLPSMPHIAMTVAALRDRGVVVDEPDTGVWHVHPGPIAARDVTIEPDLSNAAPFAVAALVAGGTVRIRTWPTATTQVGADLETLLPHWGATVTRDGADLVVDGGVGVRGGASLPGVDLDLSRGGELAPALVALAALAEGPSTVTGIGHLRGHETDRLAALAADVVGLGGAVTELDDGLRIEPRPLHGGAWGAYEDHRMATAGAIIGLVVDGVAVDDIGSTAKTLPQFPELWDTLVATSGA is encoded by the coding sequence ATGCAGGCTCCCGTTGATTCCCGCTCTGTCCCCGCCGGTGACGACTGGCCGGCGCCCGTGGCGCGCGGTCCCCTCCACGGCGACGTCGCCCTGCCCGGGTCGAAGTCCCTGACGAACCGCGAGCTCGTGCTCGCGGCCCTCGCCGACGGTCCGTCCACGATCCGGCTCCCCCTGCACTCGCGGGACTCGGCGCTCATGGTCGACGCCCTCCGCGCGCTCGGTGTCCGGATCGACCCGGCGGGTGGGGCCGGCCCGTACGGCCCGGACCTCCGCGTGACCCCCGCGCCGCTGCATGGCGACGTCCGGGTCGACTGCGGGCTCGCCGGCACCGTGATGCGGTTCCTCCCGCCCCTGGCCGCGCTCGCCGACGGTCCAGTGGTGTTCGACGGTGACGAGGCCGCGCGCCGGCGCCCCATGGACACCACCATCGCGTCGCTCGTCGCGCTCGGTGTGGACGTCACCGACGACGGCGGGGGCAGCCTGCCGTTCGCGTTCACCGGGACGGGCCGTGTGCGCGGTGGCGAGCTGACGATCGACGCGAGCCGTTCGAGCCAGTTCGTGTCGGGCCTCCTGCTGTCGGCGCCCCGGTTCGACGAGGGCCTGCTGCTCCGGCACCGCGGGGAACGGCTGCCGAGCATGCCGCACATCGCGATGACCGTCGCGGCGCTCCGCGACCGTGGGGTCGTCGTCGACGAACCCGACACGGGCGTCTGGCACGTGCACCCGGGTCCGATCGCCGCCCGCGACGTCACGATCGAGCCGGACCTGTCGAACGCGGCACCGTTCGCGGTGGCCGCGCTCGTCGCCGGAGGGACCGTCCGCATCCGGACCTGGCCGACCGCCACCACCCAGGTGGGCGCGGACCTCGAGACCCTCCTGCCGCACTGGGGCGCGACCGTCACGCGCGACGGCGCGGACCTCGTCGTCGACGGCGGCGTCGGTGTCCGTGGCGGGGCGTCGCTGCCCGGCGTCGACCTCGACCTGTCGCGCGGCGGCGAGCTCGCGCCCGCGCTCGTCGCGCTCGCGGCCCTCGCCGAGGGCCCGTCGACGGTCACCGGCATCGGGCACCTGCGCGGACACGAGACCGATCGGCTCGCCGCACTCGCCGCCGACGTCGTCGGTCTCGGAGGCGCGGTGACGGAACTCGACGACGGCCTCCGGATCGAGCCCCGTCCGCTGCACGGGGGCGCGTGGGGCGCGTACGAGGACCACCGGATGGCGACCGCGGGCGCGATCATCGGTCTGGTCGTCGACGGCGTCGCGGTCGACGACATCGGGTCCACCGCGA